CGACTCGGAACGGGCGGCGACGGCGTCGTAGGCGTCGGCGAGTCGCCGTTCCTCCTCGGGCGACAGCTCCGGTAGCGGCAGCAGCGGCGGCCCCACCTCGACGCCGCTCCACCGGACGAGGAACTTGAGCGCCGCCGTCGTCGGGAGGCCGTCGTGGGCGGTGCTGATCGGTATCGCCACGTCGTTGCACAGCCGTGCGACGCGCTCCCGGTCGCCGTCGACGTGGGCGTCGTACAGTTCGGCCATCGCCGCCGGGAAGACGTTTGCCGCCCCCGCGACGATACCGTCGGCCCCCGCATCGAGCGATGCGGCCCCGAGCGCCGTGATGCCCTGGACGACGGCGAAGTCGTCCGGCGTGCCATCGACGAGTCGGAAGTGGTAGCTCGCCCGTCCGGAGGAGTCCTTGATGCCGACGACGTTGTCGTGGTCCGCCAGCGTCGCCACCGTCTCGACGTCGAGGGTGACGCCGGTCAACTGGGGGATGGTGTAGAGCACCACCGGGAGCGGCGAGCGGTCCGCCACGGTCTCGTAGAACTCGAGCAGTCCCGCCTGCGTCGTCGAGAGGTAGTAGGGCGTCACGACGACCGCCGCGTCGGCACCCGCACCCGCGGCGTCGTCGACGGCGGCGAGCACGTATCCGACGCTCGTCCCCCCGCAGCCGGCGATGACGGGCGTCCCGTCGGCCGACTCGACCACCGTCTCGACGACGGTTCGTCGCTCCGCCCGCGTGAGGCTGGAGAACTCGCCGGTCGACCCGTTCGGAAACAGCGCGTGGACGCCGTCCGCGACGAGCGAGGCGGTGAACGATCGGAGCGTCGGAACGTCGACGCCGCCGTCTCGACCGAGCGTCGGCGTCACCATCGGCGGAATCGTGCCAGTGATTCGCATCGGTGCGCTCGTCGTCGGGCGGCCTCAAAAAGGTTCCCGCGTCGCTCACCACTCGGCGACGCTGCCGTCCTCGTGC
The window above is part of the Halomarina pelagica genome. Proteins encoded here:
- a CDS encoding dihydrodipicolinate synthase family protein; the encoded protein is MRITGTIPPMVTPTLGRDGGVDVPTLRSFTASLVADGVHALFPNGSTGEFSSLTRAERRTVVETVVESADGTPVIAGCGGTSVGYVLAAVDDAAGAGADAAVVVTPYYLSTTQAGLLEFYETVADRSPLPVVLYTIPQLTGVTLDVETVATLADHDNVVGIKDSSGRASYHFRLVDGTPDDFAVVQGITALGAASLDAGADGIVAGAANVFPAAMAELYDAHVDGDRERVARLCNDVAIPISTAHDGLPTTAALKFLVRWSGVEVGPPLLPLPELSPEEERRLADAYDAVAARSEST